One region of Dysidea avara chromosome 1, odDysAvar1.4, whole genome shotgun sequence genomic DNA includes:
- the LOC136259786 gene encoding uncharacterized protein isoform X3: protein MENPIQPHLDSTGDFKDLCILKEREDLRNILILDYESLARSERQHNLTDILSCKCLKKYFHVIILCENGQESVDAMFPSCFNQQNCTVLKAPSKVLRNVHCISDHIVTRIMIFVEQYHCRRAFYCLSLDMNFPVGSIIMECTCREYTYCAILRSVEDLTYLDTYYFKESDDPTIMNVFPLLRNDVPRESYTEMSGKLMFFCRSENYFGSTIRSVWEELKQFGKKYSLHVSVTTAFPSVDYEVIRTSPEITKAKYYRLTIYLSDTSEDNVLSILEYLRSTKLEGGRAVLKLDSSTQEGRFGSKGIKKIPKAIYKICKYSIQREHLTEHNDRKYYTDIEDEQMMHLISEAKKGGYTMKVRHAKILFCGASGAGKTSFVRFLKNEKFRHQYHSTGLGNTKQVMIARKATIQGTKWIDLNPIEELHQLKLRFHHKLVFEPQPSCSEQPAVNTGGKDVIETGPSAVYQQVSHPGNEIPSQAQLKLLKSPSFKTGNFAKHTVTEKRLYSKSPNLAKDFDKPLPVWDILTLLDTGGQPQFINMLPAVNTSATVTFVVLNMLHVLRAKGFDERVLVHHYKNGIKSYEPYPWNYTNRDLIKCLVALLKDSIITDVPLPDVAVLQKGRDSKPGLCFVGTHLDQVNEKDVDTVSDQLEEIVSQLEPSDNVSIWNCDKILFAVDNTLAGEQEYSQDSIASKICSEVKRKLDEKAVYEVPIIWIILELEIRLMCNTQKKSFIAVSEVVALYQRIILECDKKNAEIQVRAALRFHHMFGILLYFHDVPGMNNFVISNPQWLFTNLTNFVCCSFDGTVVDYKDLANLKSKGILSQSLIEKINTDSLGGIDLQCFLELLEYLNIITPFPTNGSNDYLMLAVLDSYKDGECDVFKSMPPVDGVEFVIQFHSGTFPRGLFCCLIVCLVQKASSWKLQVSFEGKRCVYSNLVTFCTNSGQYVVLYDKISHLEIQVRKNTMDSECIHFEVQQTVVSALQHVNKQQNTVNLKCGFYCNTKPCVISLPLDHINMPIPRGLQCEYHGWMELKLHKLWYKPMHPKTSLTRNIKLQIRFPGQLKECPEEMVFTENYSKLTGVLNVHTLIPHFITKRVITVDDASDIKSCNRESEKIMKLLDYIARPLKAGYTESFYIILDVMKTHCTIAVEALAKDMESSLQAKGCEGDVTSRLSKSISLPTDESSGKGNSQSYNHSISEPAGRSSTD, encoded by the exons ATGGAGAATCCCATACAACCTCATCTTGATAGTACAGGAGATTTTAAGGATTTGTGTATTCTCAAGGAGCGTGAAGATCTGCGAAATATCTTGATACTGGATTATGAAAGTTTAGCTAGAAGTGAGCGACAGCACAATTTAACTGATATACTTAGCTGCAAATGTTTGAAGAAATACTTCCATGTTATAATTTTATGTGAAAACGGGCAAGAGTCTGTTGATGCAATGTTTCCATCCTGCTTTAACCAGCAGAACTGCACTGTTTTAAAGGCTCCTTCTAAAGTGTTGCGGAATGTTCATTGTATATCTGATCATATTGTAACACGAATAATGATATTTGTTGAGCAATACCATTGCCGCAGAGCCTTTTATTGTTTATCTCTTGACATGAACTTTCCAGTGGGATCCATAATCATGGAGTGTACTTGCCGTGAGTATACTTACTGTGCAATACTCCGATCTGTTGAAGACCTAACATATTTGGATACATATTACTTCAAAGAAAGTGACGATCCCACTATAATGAATGTATTTCCTCTTCTTAGAAATGATGTGCCACGTGAATCTTACACTGAAATGTCTGGAAAACTAATGTTCTTTTGTCGTAGTGAAAATTATTTTGGCAGTACAATTAGGTCAGTTTGGGAGGAGTTAAAACAGTTTGGTAAAAAATATTCTTTACATGTCTCTGTAACTACTGCTTTTCCAAGCGTAGATTATGAG GTGATAAGGACGTCCCCAGAAATAACAAAAGCAAAATACTATCGACTTACAATTTACCTATCAGACACTAGTGAGGATAATGTTCTGTCAATCCTTGAATATCTTCGGTCTACAAAACTTGAAGGTGGGAGGGCAGTATTAAAACTTGATAGCTCTACTCAGGAAGGGAGATTTGGTAGCAAAGGTATCAAGAAAATTCCGAAGGCTATTTACAAAATTTGCAAGTATTCCATTCAAAGAGAGCATCTAACAGAACATAATGATAGAAAATACTACACAGATATTGAAG ATGAACAAATGATGCATTTGATAAGTGAAGCAAAGAAAGGTGGGTATACCATGAAGGTAAGACATGCTAAAATCTTGTTTTGTGGAGCATCAGGAGCTGGAAAAACAAGTTTTGTGCGTTTTCTTAAAAACGAAAAGTTTAGACATCAGTACCATAGTACAGGCCTTGGTAACACCAAACAAGTTATGATAGCGAGAAAGGCTACAATACAAGGAACAAAGTGGATTGATCTTAATCCAATTGAAGAACTTCATCAACTTAAACTACGTTTTCACCACAAACTGGTGTTTGAACCACAACCCTCTTGTTCAGAGCAGCCCGCAGTTAATACAGGTGGGAAAGATGTTATTGAGACAGGACCCTCTGCAGTCTATCAGCAAGTATCACATCCAGGTAATGAAATACCATCACAAGCACAGTTGAAGTTACTTAAAAGTCCATCTTTTAAAACAGGCAACTTTGCTAAACATACTGTTACAGAAAAAAGATTGTACTCAAAGTCTCCTAATCTTGCAAAAGATTTTGACAAGCCTCTTCCAGTATGGGACATTCTCACGTTACTGGAcactggtggtcaaccacaaTTCATAAACATGTTACCAGCTGTTAATACTTCAGCTACTGTTACGTTTGTTGTCTTAAATATGCTTCATGTATTGAGAGCTAAAGGATTTGATGAACGAGTATTAGTGCATCATTACAAGAATGGTATCAAATCTTATGAACCATATCCATGGAATTACACTAACAGAGATTTAATAAAATGTCTAGTTGCACTTTTGAAAGACTCCATAATTACAGATGTTCCTCTTCCAGATGTGGCTGTTTTGCAAAAAGGCAGAGATAGTAAGCCAGGACTTTGTTTTGTTGGTACTCATCTTGATCAAGTAAACGAAAAAGATGTTGATACAGTCAGTGACCAACTAGAAGAGATAGTTTCACAATTGGAGCCCAGTGATAACGTATCTATCTGGAACTGTgacaaaattttgtttgcagTAGATAACACTCTTGCTGGAGAGCAAGAATATTCACAAGATTCAATAGCAAGTAAAATATGCTCTGAAGTCAAACGAAAACTAGATGAAAAGGCTGTTTATGAAGTGCCAATCATCTGGATCATATTGGAACTAGAAATCAGGTTAATGTGTAACACACAAAAGAAATCTTTCATTGCAGTTTCAGAGGTTGTAGCATTGTATCAAAGAATAATTCTGGAATGCGATAAGAAAAATGCTGAAATACAAGTTAGAGCTGCATTGAGGTTTCACCATATGTTTGGTATTCTGCTCTACTTTCATGATGTTCCTGGAATGAACAACTTTGTGATATCTAACCCACAATGGCTGTTTACAAACTTGACTAATTTTGTTTGTTGCTCATTTGATGGGACAGTTGTTGATTATAAAGACTTAGCAAATCTAAAATCCAAGGGTATTCTTAGCCAGAGTTTGATTGAAAAAATCAACACAGATTCACTTGGAGGTATTGACTTGCAGTGTTTTCTTGAATTGCTTGAGTATTTGAACATTATTACACCATTTCCCACAAATGGTAGTAATGATTATTTGatgttggctgttttggattccTACAAGGATGGAGAATGTGATGTATTTAAATCCATGCCTCCTGTTGATGGTGTTGAATTTGTAATTCAGTTCCATTCAGGAACTTTTCCAAGAGGACTGTTTTGTTGTTTGATTGTTTGTTTAGTTCAGAAAGCAAGTAGTTGGAAACTACAAGTTTCATTTGAAGGCAAGAGATGCGTTTACTCAAACCTTGTTACATTTTGTACCAATTCTGGACAGTACGTTGTGCTATATGACAAAATTTCCCACTTAGAAATTCAAGTGAGAAAAAACACGATGGATTCTGAGTGTATTCACTTTGAGGTTCAGCAGACTGTAGTCAGTGCATTACAGCACGTCAACAAACAACAAAATACTGTCAATCTAAAATGTGGCTTTTACTGTAACACCAAGCCTTGTGTGATTTCTCTACCTTTAGATCACATAAATATGCCTATTCCTCGTGGATTGCAATGTGAATATCATGGATGGATGGAATTAAAATTGCACAAACTGTGGTATAAGCCCATGCACCCGAAAACATCATTG acACGAAATATAAAGCTGCAAATTAGATTTCCAG GGCAGTTGAAAGAATGTCCAGAAGAAATGGTGTTTACAGAAAATTACTCCAAATTAACTGGAGTTCTCAATGTCCACACACTAATACCACACTTCATAACAAAGAGAGTTATCACTGTTGATGATGCATCTGATATCAAATCATGTAATCGAGAATCTGAGAAGATTATGAAGTTACTGGATTATATTGCACGGCCTTTGAAAGCTGGATACACTGAAAGTTTTTACATAATACTTGATGTAATGAAGACACATTGTACCATTGCAGTTGAAGCATTAGCTAAAGACATGGAGTCATCTTTACAGGCTAAAG GATGTGAAGGTGATGTTACATCACGACTATCTAAG TCTATTTCACTACCAACTGATGAATCTAGTGGCAAGGGAAACTCTCAGAGTTACAATCACAGCATTTCTGAACCAGCAG GAAGGAGTTCTACTGATTAA